One segment of Falco peregrinus isolate bFalPer1 chromosome 4, bFalPer1.pri, whole genome shotgun sequence DNA contains the following:
- the AQP11 gene encoding aquaporin-11 — MAAGGAGTSLLLMAGITVTVGLCRRLTRRRLRAHPRLCTFLLEMFSTFQVCACTNELCLLGNVEPKPHAALTFTYGFTVLHGLTLTGSTCNPCGTLQPMWGGGTSVKMGGLKIAAQFVAAVLARVFMNFIWRLGMAEPHFEALSQGCSNPMQTTETQAFCIELLFSVVFQLTILRVESVNPKYKVHLIALLITMLVYAGGNLTGAIFNPALAFSLHAHCFYDKFLSYSLVYWIAPSLGTILVAFIWDEILPRIS, encoded by the exons ATGGCCGCCGGTGGGGCCGGGACCTCGCTGCTGCTGATGGCCGGCATCACGGTAACGgtggggctgtgcaggaggcTAACCCGCCGCCGGCTGCGCGCCCACCCGCGCCTCTGCACTTTCCTTTTGGAGATGTTTAGCACCTTCCAGGTGTGCGCCTGCACTAACGAACTCTGCCTGCTCGGCAATGTGGAGCCGAAGCCGCATGCCGCCCTCACTTTCACCTACGGCTTCACCGTCCTGCACGGCCTGACTCTGACCGGCAGCACATGCAATCCCTGCGGTACCTTGCAGCCGATGTGGGGCGGTGGGACATCGGTCAAGATGGGTGGACTCAAGATTGCCGCTCAGTTCGTGGCTGCAGTGCTTGCCAGAGTGTTTATGAACTTTATCTGGCGCCTGGGGATGGCAGAGCCACATTTTGAGGCACTctcacagggctgcagcaaCCCCATGCAGACTACAGAGACGCAGGCGTTCTGCATAGAACTGCTCTTTTCTGTCGTTTTCCAGCTGACCATCCTGCGAGTGGAAAGTGTTAATCCCAAATACAAAGTCCATTTGATTGCACTTCTCATCACCATGCTCGTGTATGCAG GTGGAAATCTCACAGGAGCAATATTTAACCCAGCACTGGCTTTTTCATTACATGCGCATTGTTTCTACGACAAATTTTTGAGTTACTCACTAGTATATTGGATAGCACCATCCTTAG GTACAATACTTGTGGCTTTTATATGGGATGAAATCCTTCCTCGGATATCCTGA